The Malus sylvestris chromosome 12, drMalSylv7.2, whole genome shotgun sequence genome contains a region encoding:
- the LOC126593163 gene encoding alanine--glyoxylate aminotransferase 2 homolog 2, mitochondrial-like has product MQGLIGRRVLSRTAKSLRWQQQRCFSQVAQREEALLQDNGVDVPKMPPFDYSPPPYTGPTADEILAQRKEYLSPSMFYFYNKPLNIVDGKRQYLFDENGRRYLDGFGGIATVSCGHCHPDVVEAIVNQTKRIQHSTILYLNHAIGDYAQALANKLPGNLKVVFFTNSGTEANELAMLIARLYTGCHDIISLRNAYHGNAAGTMGATAQGNWKFNVIQSGVHHAVNPDPYRGVFGSDGEKYAKDVQDLIDFGTSGHVAGFMCEAIQGVGGIVELAPGYLPAVYNSVKKAGGLFIADEVQSGFARTGSNFWGFEGHGVVPDIVTMAKGIGNGIPLGAVVTTPEVAEVLTRRNYFNTFGGNPVCTAAGLAVLKVIEKEKLQENALVVGSYLKERLNALKNKYELIGDVRGRGFMLGVELVTDRELKTPAKAETVHVMDKMKDLGVLIGKGGFYGNVFRITPPLCFTKEDADFLVDAMDYTMSKI; this is encoded by the exons atgcagGGATTAATAGGGAGAAGGGTTTTATCGAGAACTGCAAAATCCCTGCGGTGGCAACAACAACGCTGCTTCTCTCAGGTGGCTCAGAGGGAGGAAGCCCTTCTCCAAGACAATGGCGTCGATGTTCCCAAAATGCCCCCGTTCGACTACTCCCCTCCGCCGTACACCGGCCCTACCGCTGACGAGATCCTCGCCCAGCGCAAGGAGTATCTCAGCCCCTCCATGTTCTACTTTTACAACAAACCC CTGAACATAGTGGACGGGAAGAGGCAGTACTTGTTCGACGAGAACGGGCGGAGGTATTTGGACGGATTCGGGGGGATTGCGACGGTGAGCTGCGGGCACTGCCACCCGGACGTGGTGGAGGCCATAGTCAACCAGACCAAACGCATACAACACTCCACCATCCTCTACCTCAACCACGCCATCGGCGACTATGCTCAGGCGCTCGCTAACAAGTTGCCCGGCAATCTCAAG GTGGTGTTTTTTACAAACTCGGGGACGGAGGCAAACGAGTTGGCGATGTTGATAGCGCGGTTGTACACTGGATGTCACGACATAATCTCGCTAAGGAACGCATATCATGGCAATGCTGCTGGTACCATGGGTGCCACCGCCCAGGGCAACTGGAAATTCAACGTCATCCAG AGTGGAGTTCATCACGCGGTAAATCCGGACCCATACAGAGGAGTTTTTGGTTCAGATGGAGAGAAGTATGCAAAAGATGTCCAAGATCTCATAGATTTTGGAACTTCAGGCCATGTTGCTGGTTTTATGTGTGAAGCCATACAG GGAGTAGGCGGAATTGTAGAACTAGCTCCGGGTTACTTGCCAGCCGTTTATAATAGCGTGAAGAAAGCCGGAGGACTTTTCATTGCTGATGAAGTCCAGTCTGGTTTCGCTCGCACGGGGAGCAACTTCTGGGGATTTGAGGGCCATGGTGTTGTGCCTGACATTGTGACAATGGCAAAG GGAATTGGAAATGGCATTCCCCTTGGTGCTGTGGTAACCACTCCTGAGGTTGCAGAGGTCCTAACTCGCCGCAATTACTTCAACACCTTTGGTGGCAATCCAGTGTGTACAGCTGCAGGACTGGCGGTTCTAAAAGTGATTGAGAAAGAAAAACTGCAGGAGAATGCGTTGGTTGTGGGATCGTATCTGAAAGAAAGACTCAATGCTCTTAAGAATAAATATGAAC TTATTGGCGATGTGAGAGGAAGAGGATTCATGCTGGGAGTTGAACTTGTTACCGATCGTGAGCTGAAGACCCCTGCGAAGGCTGAAACTGTACATGTTATGGACAAGATGAAAG ATTTGGGAGTCTTGATCGGAAAAGGTGGCTTCTATGGAAATGTTTTCAGAATCACACCTCCCTTGTGCTTCACCAAGGAAGATGCAG ATTTTCTTGTGGATGCAATGGACTACACGATGTCGAAAATTTGA